One genomic window of Bacteroidota bacterium includes the following:
- a CDS encoding DPP IV N-terminal domain-containing protein, translated as MPRFCLLLLFFFSFCLVSANAQSFVVTESDYERAERALGQFTSSLVFNDYISVTWLENDALWFRDERETGYEFVKAMPGNGEKQLLFDHGQLANAIGSLLDTTFAANALPFSRFVLDESANSLGFVMRGKGGIVCNLQAYACERGEVEMPPRFFSAATSPDGKWEAYIDTHELWTLNKLTDEKKQLTFDGTDEYGYATNNAGWVKRDSPVLLWSPDSKKIATFQHDGRGVGNMHLVTTNVGRPELSSWKYPLPGDSVIFRISRVILDVESGETVRLKMPADQHRSTTTDHIAGRGGTFLDVRWREDGSQIAFISSSRDHKIATLRVADAATGEVTEILEEVTETYYESGVRKENWEVLFDTDEVIWFSERDNWGHLYLYDLKTGELKNRITQGAWAVQQVRRIDQDARKIYFTAGGREPGSPYYQHFYSINFDGSGLMHLTPEAANHDVSLSPSGNFFVDRYSTPSTAPVTVVRDLTGKVKVELARADLTSLMASEWTPPESIKVKGRDGETDIYGLMYKPSNFDPNKSYPVLNYLYPGPQSGSVGSRSFRASRSDKQAVAELGFIVVEVDAMGTPGRSKSFHDAYYGNMGDNGIPDQIAAIKELASRHSWMNLDKVGIWGHSGGGFASTRAILQYPDFYKVAVSGAGNHDNRNYEDDWGEKWQGLLEENEDGSTNYDNQSNHLLAENLKGKLLLAHGTMDTNVPHSNTMLMVDALIKANKDFDLLMIPNAGHGFGRARTYWMRKRWDYFVKHLHGIEPPKEFEFGKQKPGVNVQQPTG; from the coding sequence GATATGAATTTGTAAAGGCCATGCCAGGCAATGGCGAAAAACAATTGCTCTTCGACCACGGGCAACTTGCCAATGCAATTGGTTCTTTGCTAGACACCACGTTTGCTGCTAATGCACTCCCGTTTTCTCGTTTTGTACTGGATGAATCAGCTAATTCGCTTGGATTTGTTATGCGTGGCAAAGGTGGCATCGTTTGTAACTTGCAAGCTTATGCCTGTGAACGGGGTGAAGTTGAGATGCCACCACGATTTTTCTCTGCTGCAACGTCTCCCGATGGCAAGTGGGAAGCTTATATCGACACCCATGAGCTTTGGACTCTCAACAAGCTTACGGACGAGAAAAAACAACTAACCTTTGATGGCACTGATGAATACGGCTATGCAACGAACAACGCCGGCTGGGTAAAACGGGACTCTCCGGTATTGCTATGGTCTCCCGACTCAAAGAAAATTGCTACCTTTCAGCACGATGGCCGGGGTGTTGGCAACATGCATCTCGTTACAACCAACGTCGGGCGCCCTGAGCTTTCTTCGTGGAAATATCCTTTACCCGGAGATAGCGTCATTTTCCGGATCAGTCGTGTGATCCTGGATGTGGAATCTGGCGAAACGGTGCGGTTGAAAATGCCGGCTGATCAGCACCGCAGTACAACCACTGATCACATCGCCGGCCGCGGCGGTACGTTTCTGGATGTACGCTGGCGTGAGGACGGATCACAAATCGCGTTTATCTCCAGTTCACGTGATCATAAAATTGCAACCCTTCGCGTGGCTGATGCTGCTACGGGTGAAGTCACTGAGATTCTCGAAGAGGTTACGGAGACGTATTACGAGTCTGGTGTCCGCAAAGAGAACTGGGAAGTGCTGTTTGATACCGATGAGGTGATCTGGTTTTCTGAACGCGACAACTGGGGCCATCTTTATCTTTACGACCTGAAAACGGGTGAACTGAAAAACAGAATCACACAGGGAGCGTGGGCTGTCCAGCAGGTGCGCCGCATTGATCAGGACGCCCGTAAAATCTACTTCACCGCCGGCGGCCGAGAGCCTGGTAGCCCGTACTACCAGCACTTCTATAGCATCAACTTTGATGGATCGGGACTGATGCACCTCACACCGGAAGCCGCTAATCATGATGTGAGCCTCTCCCCTTCTGGCAACTTCTTTGTTGACCGATATTCCACACCATCAACTGCGCCGGTTACTGTTGTCCGTGACCTGACAGGAAAAGTAAAGGTTGAGCTCGCCAGGGCAGACCTGACCAGTCTGATGGCCTCTGAGTGGACCCCTCCAGAATCAATCAAAGTCAAAGGCCGCGACGGAGAGACAGACATCTATGGGCTGATGTACAAGCCCAGTAACTTTGACCCCAATAAGTCCTACCCCGTGCTAAACTATTTGTACCCTGGTCCGCAGTCTGGCAGTGTTGGGAGCCGGAGCTTCAGGGCGTCGCGCAGCGACAAGCAAGCAGTTGCAGAGCTCGGGTTTATCGTTGTTGAAGTTGATGCAATGGGGACACCCGGGCGCTCAAAATCATTCCATGATGCTTACTATGGCAACATGGGTGACAACGGTATACCAGACCAGATTGCAGCGATCAAAGAACTGGCGTCGCGGCATAGCTGGATGAACCTGGACAAAGTTGGGATTTGGGGCCACTCTGGTGGCGGCTTTGCTTCTACGCGTGCAATTCTGCAGTACCCAGACTTTTACAAAGTAGCTGTCTCAGGCGCCGGCAACCACGACAACCGCAACTATGAAGACGATTGGGGCGAAAAATGGCAGGGCCTGCTCGAAGAGAATGAAGACGGCAGCACAAACTACGACAACCAATCGAATCATCTGCTAGCCGAAAACCTGAAAGGCAAACTGCTCCTTGCACATGGCACCATGGACACCAACGTCCCGCATTCAAACACCATGCTGATGGTAGATGCTCTGATTAAGGCGAACAAAGATTTTGACTTGTTGATGATTCCGAATGCGGGCCACGGCTTCGGTCGCGCGCGGACATACTGGATGCGTAAACGATGGGATTACTTTGTCAAACACTTGCATGGCATTGAGCCTCCGAAAGAGTTTGAGTTTGGCAAGCAGAAACCTGGCGTTAACGTTCAGCAACCCACAGGGTGA